In Natrinema versiforme, the following are encoded in one genomic region:
- a CDS encoding NrpR regulatory domain-containing protein, producing the protein MTSDPDRRTYDILRLLAEHEPIGSVHLTEHLREHGYSVTERTVRNTLADLDEDGLTEKAGGKGRRLTEDGRGELERGGLSGRIERVSERIADLTGRVTYDPSADSGDIIVGTVTVPREKRPVLDELLTTIDDSALGPIVASVEPAAGSDGDRLEVAVPSSVTIDGVLLSHGIESHPDTIGVVEYQQNPTSVPYDDPEPAIDGGAIRRFTDVIGDERATVDLVSMLIRARQTDVTRALEGETGLLVADNREFPLVHYETAHELAVATRKRLGGALDIRRPRENGPFPWGEPGWKFASLTYAGASECLISCCVESGIALEWQTLARVQPRSDLTPPASQ; encoded by the coding sequence ATGACGAGTGATCCCGATCGACGGACGTACGATATCCTCCGCCTCCTGGCGGAACACGAACCGATCGGCAGTGTCCACCTCACGGAGCACCTTCGCGAACACGGCTACTCGGTGACCGAACGCACGGTTCGAAACACGCTCGCCGATTTGGACGAGGACGGTCTCACGGAGAAAGCCGGCGGAAAGGGGCGTCGACTGACCGAAGACGGCCGCGGGGAACTCGAGCGCGGTGGACTCAGTGGTCGGATCGAACGGGTCAGCGAGCGCATCGCCGACCTAACCGGCCGCGTTACGTACGACCCCTCGGCTGATTCGGGCGATATCATCGTCGGAACCGTAACCGTTCCACGCGAGAAGCGGCCGGTGCTCGACGAACTGTTGACGACGATCGACGACTCGGCGCTCGGACCGATCGTCGCCTCGGTCGAACCGGCCGCCGGCAGTGACGGAGACCGCCTCGAGGTCGCGGTTCCATCGAGCGTCACGATCGACGGCGTGTTGCTATCACACGGAATCGAGAGTCATCCGGACACCATCGGCGTCGTCGAATATCAGCAGAATCCCACGTCCGTTCCGTACGACGATCCGGAACCCGCGATCGACGGCGGTGCGATTCGCCGATTCACGGACGTCATCGGTGACGAACGGGCGACGGTGGACCTGGTATCGATGCTGATCAGAGCACGTCAGACGGACGTTACGCGTGCACTCGAGGGGGAGACCGGACTGCTGGTCGCCGACAATAGGGAGTTTCCGCTCGTTCATTACGAGACGGCTCACGAGCTCGCGGTGGCGACCAGAAAGAGACTGGGCGGTGCTCTCGATATCCGCCGTCCTCGAGAGAACGGCCCGTTTCCGTGGGGCGAACCCGGCTGGAAGTTTGCGTCACTCACGTACGCTGGGGCATCCGAGTGTCTGATTTCGTGTTGTGTCGAGTCGGGAATCGCGCTCGAATGGCAAACGCTCGCACGGGTACAGCCCCGCTCCGATCTGACCCCGCCTGCGAGCCAGTAA
- a CDS encoding aspartate aminotransferase family protein → MNDSTPIDGTPTAKLLSKEYERYRERTPNSEAMADDLSEVVPAGVCSTFRAYDPYPVHADRTEGTTLYDVDGNEYLDFALNNGTQLVGHTHPELSEGVIDQIDRGTLYTRPNELIEFAARPLIDRWDAIEQVRFTNSGTESIMHATRLARAYTGREKIIRMEGAYHGAHDPALVSKMPPIERAGPETDPRPVSESQGIPDSVPDDVLLGTYNDAASVERLLREHGREVAAILVEPACLNLGLVEPTGGFLERLRELADEYNTVLIFDEVKTGVKLAPGGGAEYYGVQPDLVALAKAIGGGYPVGAFGGRRDIMDHIAADLDDGVATGAAHYGTYNGNPLALRAVGITLREILTADAYDHVTELAERLAGGYRDVIEDEDLEARVASAGSQGMVYFTEEPIRTFRDWTAVDEEFHEAYWFGMLNRGVIPHPHDASQQWTISVQHSAEEIDDHVAAFADLATDLAAAQR, encoded by the coding sequence ATGAACGATTCGACACCAATCGACGGAACGCCGACGGCGAAACTACTATCGAAGGAGTACGAACGGTACCGAGAACGGACGCCGAATTCGGAAGCAATGGCCGACGACCTCTCGGAGGTCGTCCCGGCTGGCGTCTGTAGCACGTTTCGAGCGTACGATCCGTACCCGGTCCACGCGGACCGAACGGAGGGGACGACCCTCTACGACGTCGACGGGAACGAATACCTCGATTTCGCGCTGAACAACGGAACGCAACTCGTCGGTCACACCCATCCGGAGCTATCGGAGGGCGTGATCGATCAGATCGACCGCGGAACGCTCTACACCCGTCCGAACGAACTCATCGAATTCGCGGCGCGGCCGCTGATCGACCGGTGGGATGCGATCGAGCAGGTCCGCTTTACCAATAGCGGTACCGAGTCGATCATGCACGCAACGCGGCTCGCTCGAGCCTACACCGGCCGAGAGAAGATCATCCGGATGGAAGGGGCGTATCACGGAGCTCACGATCCGGCGCTGGTGAGCAAGATGCCGCCGATCGAGCGGGCGGGCCCTGAGACGGATCCCCGCCCCGTCAGTGAATCGCAAGGGATCCCCGATTCGGTCCCGGACGATGTCCTGTTGGGGACGTACAACGATGCGGCGAGCGTGGAGCGGTTGCTTCGCGAGCACGGTCGCGAGGTTGCCGCGATTCTCGTCGAACCGGCCTGTCTGAACCTCGGACTCGTCGAACCGACCGGCGGGTTCTTGGAGCGGTTGCGGGAACTCGCCGACGAATACAACACCGTCTTGATCTTCGACGAGGTGAAAACCGGCGTCAAGCTCGCACCTGGCGGCGGCGCCGAGTACTACGGCGTCCAGCCCGACCTCGTCGCGCTGGCGAAAGCGATCGGGGGCGGGTATCCCGTCGGTGCGTTCGGCGGCCGACGCGATATCATGGACCACATCGCGGCCGATCTAGACGACGGCGTGGCTACCGGGGCCGCCCACTACGGGACGTATAATGGGAACCCGTTGGCATTGCGGGCCGTCGGTATCACGCTGCGGGAAATTCTCACCGCCGACGCGTACGACCACGTTACCGAGCTTGCCGAGCGGCTCGCGGGCGGATATCGAGACGTAATCGAAGACGAGGATCTCGAGGCGCGGGTCGCGAGCGCCGGGTCGCAGGGGATGGTCTATTTCACCGAGGAACCGATTCGGACGTTCCGCGATTGGACTGCCGTCGACGAGGAGTTCCACGAGGCGTACTGGTTCGGCATGCTGAACAGGGGCGTGATTCCGCATCCCCACGACGCCTCCCAACAGTGGACGATCAGCGTCCAGCACTCCGCCGAGGAGATCGATGATCACGTCGCCGCCTTCGCGGATCTCGCCACTGATTTAGCCGCGGCACAGCGGTAG
- a CDS encoding IclR family transcriptional regulator yields the protein MTDDRPRPVKTTKASIALVRAVHDSDGATLSELADRLEMAKSTVHNHLHTLVDEGFLVRDGDTYHVGLQFLPFGEHARTRHPLYTTARQRVYALAEQTGNEADFIVEENGRAYSLEYAIGESSRGGLPESSPFRAGNRFHMHNCASGKAMLASMPESRVREIIDRWGLPATTDHTITEESVLFDELEAIRDRGYATNDEELIDGYRSIGASVTSPDGEVVGAFSIGGPTYRMAVDESTTEEIAQLLGDEIDALEAALF from the coding sequence ATGACGGACGATCGCCCTCGCCCGGTCAAGACGACGAAAGCGTCGATCGCGCTCGTTCGCGCGGTCCACGACAGCGACGGCGCAACGCTGAGCGAGTTGGCCGATCGCCTCGAGATGGCAAAGAGCACCGTCCACAACCACCTCCACACGTTGGTCGACGAGGGATTCCTCGTCCGCGACGGCGATACCTACCACGTCGGGCTCCAGTTTCTCCCGTTCGGCGAGCACGCGCGTACCCGGCATCCACTGTACACGACGGCCCGACAGCGCGTCTACGCCCTCGCCGAACAGACGGGAAACGAAGCCGACTTCATCGTCGAAGAGAACGGCCGCGCGTACTCCCTCGAGTACGCGATCGGTGAGTCCTCTCGCGGGGGGCTGCCGGAATCGAGCCCCTTCCGTGCGGGAAATCGCTTCCATATGCACAACTGCGCGTCGGGAAAAGCCATGTTGGCATCGATGCCCGAATCGCGCGTTCGGGAAATCATCGATCGGTGGGGGCTCCCGGCCACGACCGATCACACCATCACCGAGGAATCGGTCCTGTTCGACGAACTCGAGGCGATCCGCGACCGCGGGTACGCGACGAACGACGAGGAACTGATCGATGGCTATCGATCCATCGGCGCGTCGGTAACGAGCCCCGACGGCGAGGTGGTCGGCGCGTTCTCCATCGGCGGCCCGACGTATCGTATGGCCGTCGACGAGTCGACGACCGAGGAGATCGCACAACTGCTGGGAGACGAGATCGACGCGCTCGAGGCGGCCCTCTTCTGA
- a CDS encoding aldehyde dehydrogenase family protein has translation MSQQTTAQPNRHYINGEWTDGEGDETFESENPATGETLRTFHRGTEADVDAALESAERVQDEWEELSHIDRAEYLWDIYQELRDRTDELGEIVTKECGKEISEGRADVVEAAHMVEWAAGNARHPHGDIVPSEIGSKDAYMRRKPRGVIGCITPWNFPVAIPFWHMAVSLVEGNTVVWKPAEQTPWCGQIIAEMFEESGIPDGVFNMIQGFGDAGEAIVEDERVDTVLFTGSAEVGQQVGRTVAEQPGKLAACEMGGKNAVVVTDDADLDTAVHSAVMSSFKTTGQRCVSAERLIVHENVYDEFKERFVDIAANVAVDDPLAEDTFMGPLVEGEHKEKVLEYNELARSEDVDVLVDRDELADDEIPTGHEDGHWVGPFVYEADHEADLRCTQEEVFGPHVALMEYSGDIEDAVEIHNDTEYGLAGAIISEDYREINYYRDNAEVGLAYGNLPCIGAEVHLPFGGVKKSGNGYPSGREVIEAVTERTAWTLNNSNDIEMAQGLSADITTDDD, from the coding sequence ATGAGCCAGCAAACGACAGCCCAGCCCAACCGTCACTACATCAACGGCGAGTGGACCGACGGCGAGGGCGACGAGACGTTCGAGAGTGAGAACCCTGCAACCGGCGAAACGCTGCGGACCTTCCACCGCGGAACCGAGGCCGACGTCGACGCGGCGCTCGAGTCCGCAGAACGCGTCCAAGACGAGTGGGAAGAACTGTCCCATATCGACCGCGCGGAGTACCTCTGGGACATCTATCAGGAACTCCGTGACCGGACGGACGAACTCGGCGAAATCGTCACCAAGGAGTGTGGGAAGGAGATCTCCGAAGGGCGAGCCGATGTCGTCGAGGCCGCACACATGGTCGAGTGGGCAGCCGGGAACGCCCGGCACCCACACGGGGACATCGTTCCGTCCGAAATCGGGAGCAAGGACGCGTACATGCGGCGCAAGCCCCGCGGCGTCATCGGCTGTATCACGCCGTGGAACTTCCCCGTCGCGATCCCGTTCTGGCACATGGCCGTCTCGCTGGTCGAGGGCAACACCGTCGTCTGGAAGCCCGCCGAACAGACGCCGTGGTGCGGCCAGATCATCGCCGAGATGTTCGAGGAGAGCGGCATCCCCGACGGCGTCTTCAACATGATTCAGGGCTTCGGCGACGCCGGCGAGGCCATCGTCGAGGACGAACGCGTCGACACCGTCCTCTTTACCGGCTCGGCGGAGGTCGGCCAGCAGGTCGGCCGGACCGTCGCCGAACAGCCCGGCAAGCTCGCGGCCTGCGAGATGGGCGGCAAGAACGCCGTCGTCGTCACCGACGACGCCGACCTCGATACGGCCGTCCACTCGGCCGTGATGAGTTCGTTCAAGACGACCGGTCAGCGCTGTGTCTCCGCCGAGCGTCTGATCGTCCACGAGAACGTCTACGACGAGTTCAAAGAGCGATTCGTCGATATCGCCGCGAACGTCGCCGTCGACGACCCGCTCGCCGAAGACACCTTCATGGGCCCGCTCGTCGAAGGCGAGCACAAAGAGAAGGTCCTCGAGTACAACGAACTCGCCCGCAGCGAGGATGTCGACGTGCTCGTCGACCGCGACGAACTGGCCGACGACGAGATTCCAACCGGTCACGAGGACGGCCACTGGGTCGGCCCGTTCGTCTACGAAGCCGACCACGAGGCGGACCTCCGCTGTACGCAGGAGGAGGTCTTCGGCCCCCACGTCGCGCTCATGGAGTACTCGGGTGACATCGAGGACGCCGTCGAGATTCACAACGACACCGAGTACGGGCTTGCGGGTGCGATCATTTCCGAGGATTACCGCGAGATCAACTACTACCGGGACAACGCCGAGGTCGGACTCGCGTACGGCAACCTGCCGTGTATCGGCGCGGAAGTTCACCTGCCGTTCGGCGGCGTCAAGAAGTCCGGCAACGGCTACCCGAGCGGCCGCGAAGTGATCGAAGCCGTCACCGAACGAACCGCGTGGACGCTGAACAACTCGAACGACATCGAAATGGCACAGGGGCTGTCCGCGGATATCACGACCGACGATGACTGA
- a CDS encoding helix-turn-helix domain-containing protein has translation MSSTSSTATTTGADGTRLALEIWHPDCWGLQATEAVDAGLLVHTVHRTVEDTVKGHFTVYADTTAQLDEFVEFANESPLTHSTVELGQRPTSAAPGPGNATRELFVEYEPEHSISDTLVSHGFIHDASVRVERGLEHWPVFVADGRAEIQSRLETIRAETDAEISISKIASPAGDSSGTPDRLDRLTPRQRDAFELACEHNYYAWPREIDTRELADELGVSKTTLLEHLRKAEAKLLNPDES, from the coding sequence ATGAGCAGCACGAGTTCTACGGCGACCACGACAGGGGCGGACGGCACGCGACTCGCGCTCGAGATCTGGCATCCCGACTGCTGGGGGTTGCAGGCGACCGAGGCGGTCGACGCCGGACTGCTCGTCCACACCGTCCACCGAACCGTCGAGGACACGGTCAAGGGCCACTTCACCGTCTACGCGGACACGACCGCGCAACTCGACGAGTTCGTCGAATTCGCGAACGAGTCGCCGCTGACACACTCGACGGTCGAACTCGGCCAGCGCCCGACCAGCGCGGCACCGGGCCCCGGAAACGCGACCCGCGAACTCTTCGTCGAGTACGAGCCGGAACACAGTATCAGCGACACGCTCGTCTCGCACGGATTCATCCACGACGCGTCGGTTCGCGTCGAACGAGGGCTCGAGCACTGGCCGGTCTTCGTCGCCGACGGCCGCGCCGAGATTCAGAGCCGACTCGAGACCATCCGGGCCGAGACAGACGCCGAGATCTCCATTAGCAAGATCGCCTCGCCGGCGGGCGACTCGTCGGGAACGCCGGATCGACTCGATCGGCTGACGCCCCGCCAACGGGACGCGTTCGAACTCGCCTGTGAGCATAACTACTACGCGTGGCCGCGCGAGATCGACACGCGCGAACTCGCGGACGAACTCGGCGTCTCGAAGACGACGCTGCTCGAGCATCTCCGGAAAGCCGAGGCGAAATTGCTCAACCCGGACGAGTCCTGA
- a CDS encoding proline dehydrogenase family protein — translation MIPPIASRFVAGTTVSGTLDHVADCNESGMGGIVNLLGEHYHDREPADEDADEYCRLVSELAARDLNGSVSVKPSQIGIDVGPEVFTKNFERIVDVAADEDVFVWCDMEDHTTTDTTVDAVESTAQDHPHGVGVAIQANLKRTGDDLRRLADVPAAVRLVKGAYDEPSSVAYDRKEDVNEAYREHLEFLFREFDQGIAVGSHDLSMLETAIDLHKEHDTPFEIQMLMGVREDAQRDLAAKGYEVNQYVPYGDKWMQYFYRRIRERKENALFALRAVVGV, via the coding sequence ATGATCCCCCCGATCGCGAGCCGATTCGTCGCCGGAACGACCGTGTCCGGCACGCTGGATCACGTGGCCGACTGTAACGAGTCGGGGATGGGTGGCATCGTCAACCTCCTCGGCGAACACTATCACGACCGCGAGCCCGCGGACGAGGACGCGGATGAGTACTGCCGTCTCGTTTCTGAACTGGCCGCTCGCGACCTGAACGGGTCCGTTTCGGTCAAACCATCCCAGATCGGGATCGATGTCGGCCCCGAGGTCTTCACGAAGAACTTCGAACGGATCGTCGACGTCGCGGCCGACGAAGACGTCTTCGTCTGGTGTGATATGGAAGATCACACGACGACCGACACGACCGTAGACGCCGTCGAATCGACGGCCCAGGACCATCCCCACGGCGTCGGCGTCGCCATTCAGGCGAACCTCAAACGCACGGGCGACGACCTGCGCCGCCTCGCCGACGTTCCCGCCGCGGTTCGACTGGTCAAGGGTGCCTACGACGAACCGTCCTCGGTCGCCTACGACCGGAAAGAAGACGTCAACGAGGCGTACCGCGAGCACCTCGAGTTCCTGTTCCGGGAGTTCGATCAGGGCATCGCGGTCGGAAGCCACGATCTGTCGATGCTCGAGACTGCGATCGACCTTCACAAGGAACACGACACCCCCTTCGAGATCCAGATGCTCATGGGCGTTCGCGAGGACGCACAGCGCGACCTCGCCGCGAAGGGCTACGAAGTCAATCAGTACGTCCCCTACGGTGACAAGTGGATGCAGTACTTCTACCGCCGAATCCGCGAGCGAAAGGAGAACGCCCTGTTCGCGCTTCGCGCCGTCGTCGGCGTCTGA
- a CDS encoding sodium/proline symporter, with protein MASEGLAGSAGVWVLGTFGVYLLVLLGIGLYSSRLMDSVDDYVIGGRSIGPVVTGFSERASEMSGWLTLGVPSDAFGTGVMAFYNGLGMIPADLFAWAGLAKRLRKYTEIVKAVTLPTFFETRLQDDTGYVKGVSAFVLMIFEGGYVGAQIVAAGTLLEVLTGVSSVVGILVGGVIVVGYTMLGGYFAVAWSDYVQGAIILAAFIVLPVIAFTNYGLPFGELASVGSSYTSATAGMTGWAAIFGIISYAAIGLGIPGNPHVMVRFMGIDEVKNIRLAALVAQLFMFVAYIGAGFVGLYALVVFGQSGIEDPNNVMPMLTLEFFPGAIAGIILAAALAAMMSSADSQLLVATSAIVEDVYHGYVNPDASQETLVRYSQYVTLALGAASVAFAFLAQNTPIYTLVLDYAWGGLGAAIGPTLIAALWWKRVTATGSVASMIVGTTTMILWTQLSTVLELLGLMGAIDGSPFLTGLVGVYGLFPAFIFSTATLIVVSLVTTPPEGVDDHFESFDKPLSALSSSDDPTGTPDYVTDGGRDVDPKAVTETDTIRAHVEESDYWESGEE; from the coding sequence ATGGCCAGTGAGGGACTGGCCGGCTCGGCCGGCGTCTGGGTTCTCGGAACGTTCGGGGTGTATCTCCTCGTTCTCCTCGGGATCGGGTTGTACTCCTCCCGGCTCATGGACTCCGTCGACGACTACGTCATCGGCGGGCGCAGCATCGGCCCGGTCGTCACGGGCTTCTCCGAACGCGCCTCCGAGATGAGCGGGTGGCTCACGCTCGGTGTCCCGAGCGACGCGTTCGGGACCGGTGTGATGGCGTTCTACAACGGGCTCGGAATGATTCCGGCCGACCTGTTCGCGTGGGCCGGGCTCGCAAAGCGCCTCCGGAAGTACACGGAAATCGTGAAAGCGGTCACGTTGCCGACCTTCTTCGAGACGCGCCTGCAGGACGACACTGGCTACGTCAAAGGCGTCTCCGCCTTCGTCCTGATGATCTTCGAGGGCGGCTACGTGGGCGCACAGATCGTCGCCGCCGGGACGCTGCTCGAGGTTCTCACCGGCGTCTCGTCGGTGGTCGGAATCCTCGTCGGCGGCGTCATCGTCGTCGGCTACACCATGCTCGGCGGCTACTTCGCCGTCGCGTGGTCCGACTACGTGCAGGGTGCGATCATCCTGGCCGCGTTCATCGTCCTGCCGGTCATCGCGTTTACCAACTACGGGCTTCCGTTCGGGGAACTCGCATCCGTCGGGAGTTCCTACACCAGCGCCACGGCCGGCATGACCGGCTGGGCAGCGATCTTCGGCATCATCAGTTACGCGGCCATCGGACTCGGTATCCCCGGGAACCCGCACGTGATGGTCCGATTCATGGGGATCGACGAGGTGAAGAACATCCGCCTCGCCGCGCTCGTCGCTCAGCTGTTCATGTTCGTCGCCTACATCGGGGCCGGCTTCGTCGGGCTGTACGCACTGGTCGTCTTCGGCCAGAGCGGCATCGAGGACCCGAACAACGTCATGCCGATGCTCACGCTCGAGTTCTTCCCCGGTGCGATCGCGGGGATCATCCTGGCGGCCGCACTCGCCGCGATGATGTCCAGTGCCGACTCGCAGCTGCTCGTCGCGACGAGCGCCATCGTCGAGGACGTCTATCACGGCTACGTCAACCCCGACGCGAGTCAGGAGACGCTGGTTCGATACTCTCAGTACGTCACGCTCGCGCTCGGCGCGGCGAGCGTCGCCTTCGCCTTCCTCGCACAGAACACGCCGATCTACACGCTCGTCCTCGACTACGCGTGGGGCGGACTCGGAGCGGCCATCGGGCCGACGCTCATCGCTGCGCTGTGGTGGAAGCGGGTCACGGCGACGGGCTCCGTCGCGAGTATGATCGTCGGGACGACGACGATGATCCTGTGGACCCAGCTCTCAACCGTCCTCGAACTGCTCGGACTCATGGGGGCGATCGACGGCTCGCCGTTCCTCACGGGGCTGGTTGGAGTCTACGGGCTCTTCCCCGCGTTCATCTTCTCGACGGCGACGCTCATCGTCGTCTCGCTGGTGACGACGCCGCCGGAAGGCGTCGACGACCACTTCGAGTCGTTCGACAAGCCGCTCTCGGCGCTCTCGAGCAGCGACGATCCGACCGGGACGCCCGACTACGTGACCGACGGCGGTCGCGATGTCGATCCGAAGGCCGTCACGGAAACGGATACCATTCGCGCACACGTCGAAGAGAGCGACTACTGGGAATCGGGTGAGGAATAG
- a CDS encoding polyprenyl synthetase → MTRTERLSERRLEIDRRLEEALEQAGRDRLGPVRATMTDRDDRRYGQLVAQVHDSIAATPARETVLPAATAIELFRGYVRLRAQLLCRLGDEDASVQWDVTSALLASDYLYTTAYSTLGTLDDDRIGSCFETLASVSASVIEALGTAESQSTVPATDYCSLIDETAGSLGRGSALVGATLADIDEQYRERVATVGRGFGTVSRIQFVLASDAGALRTGSSSSTVRRLRRHATRRLTEVDRALDELSPVADVAPVRAFVREAAPDRLPKRCRD, encoded by the coding sequence ATGACTCGAACCGAGAGGCTATCCGAACGACGACTCGAGATCGACCGTCGACTCGAGGAGGCACTCGAGCAGGCCGGGCGCGACCGGTTGGGCCCTGTTCGGGCGACTATGACGGACCGCGACGACAGGCGGTACGGCCAGCTGGTGGCGCAGGTTCACGACTCGATCGCGGCGACACCGGCTCGCGAGACCGTGTTGCCCGCGGCGACGGCGATCGAACTGTTCCGCGGGTACGTCCGGCTCCGGGCGCAATTGCTCTGTCGTCTCGGCGACGAGGACGCCTCGGTGCAGTGGGACGTGACGAGCGCGCTGTTGGCCTCCGATTACCTCTATACGACCGCGTACTCGACGCTCGGCACTCTCGATGACGATCGTATCGGGTCGTGTTTCGAAACCCTTGCGTCCGTCTCGGCCTCGGTGATCGAGGCGCTGGGGACTGCCGAGAGCCAGTCGACGGTGCCGGCGACGGACTACTGTTCGCTGATCGACGAGACGGCGGGCTCACTCGGCCGCGGATCGGCCCTTGTCGGTGCGACGCTTGCGGACATCGACGAGCAGTACAGAGAACGCGTCGCGACAGTGGGCCGCGGGTTCGGAACAGTCAGTCGAATACAGTTCGTCCTCGCGTCCGATGCCGGCGCTCTCCGAACCGGTTCATCGTCATCCACTGTACGACGACTCCGGCGGCACGCGACGCGCCGTCTGACCGAGGTCGATCGGGCGCTCGACGAGCTATCGCCCGTCGCCGATGTCGCCCCCGTCCGAGCCTTCGTGAGGGAGGCTGCGCCGGACCGTCTACCGAAGCGGTGTCGGGACTGA
- a CDS encoding MATE family efflux transporter, which yields MSDSRSRLSSLFKGREEFDLTAGDIGKPLFFLSMPIVVTNLFQTAYNLADTFWLGQYSTDALAAISFAFPMVFLLISLGMGISVAGSVLVAQYTGAGEEQEAEYAASQTVVFAGIASIVLGVVGYFLVEEFLGLMGASDSVLPMATSYMEVISLGLLFMFGFAVFIALMRGYGDTITPMLVMFGSVVLNIVIDPFLIFGWTVVENAPLVGTVSFPELGIEGAAIATVFSRALALVVGLAIMFRGNRGVEINLRDMVPNLTYLRRLARIGVPASIEGTGRALSMNLLLFIVALFPDTVVAAYGIGTRVFSVVFLPAIAVARGVETMTGQNIGANKPERAEQAAALASKTLFGILTGAGVLVWFLAAPIADVFTTDPAVVDISATFLRYVALTFGFIGIMRAYTGSFRGAGKTLTAAAISVLMLGVIRFPIAWVSAGSIGETGIWLSFAVSNVAGAAIAYAWYQRGTWRESDLTESAVDVDDGSIDVSTTHD from the coding sequence GTGAGCGATAGCCGCAGCCGTCTCAGCTCCCTGTTCAAGGGGCGCGAGGAGTTCGACCTCACGGCCGGCGATATCGGGAAACCGCTCTTTTTCCTGTCGATGCCGATCGTCGTCACGAACCTCTTCCAGACGGCGTACAACCTCGCGGATACGTTCTGGCTGGGCCAGTACAGTACCGACGCACTGGCGGCGATCAGCTTTGCGTTCCCGATGGTGTTCCTCCTCATCTCGCTCGGGATGGGCATTTCGGTCGCCGGCAGCGTCCTCGTCGCCCAGTACACCGGCGCCGGGGAAGAACAGGAAGCCGAGTACGCCGCCTCACAGACGGTGGTCTTCGCCGGCATCGCGTCGATCGTCCTCGGGGTCGTCGGCTACTTCCTCGTCGAGGAGTTCCTCGGACTCATGGGAGCCTCCGACAGCGTGTTGCCGATGGCGACGAGCTACATGGAGGTCATCTCGCTGGGACTGCTGTTCATGTTCGGGTTCGCGGTCTTCATCGCGCTCATGCGCGGCTACGGCGACACGATCACGCCGATGCTCGTGATGTTCGGCTCGGTGGTTCTCAATATCGTCATCGACCCGTTCCTGATCTTCGGCTGGACGGTCGTCGAGAACGCACCGCTCGTGGGCACGGTCAGCTTCCCCGAACTCGGGATCGAAGGCGCCGCGATCGCGACGGTGTTCTCGCGTGCGCTGGCGCTGGTCGTCGGCCTCGCGATCATGTTCCGCGGCAATCGCGGCGTCGAGATCAACCTCCGGGATATGGTGCCGAACCTCACCTATCTCCGCCGGCTCGCTCGGATCGGCGTCCCCGCCTCCATCGAGGGGACGGGTCGGGCGCTGTCGATGAACTTGCTGTTGTTCATCGTCGCGCTCTTTCCAGACACGGTCGTCGCCGCGTACGGGATCGGAACGCGCGTCTTCTCGGTCGTCTTCCTCCCCGCGATCGCGGTCGCTCGCGGCGTCGAAACGATGACCGGGCAGAACATCGGCGCGAACAAACCCGAGCGAGCGGAACAGGCAGCGGCGCTCGCATCCAAGACCCTCTTCGGCATTCTCACCGGGGCAGGCGTTCTCGTCTGGTTCCTCGCCGCGCCGATCGCGGACGTGTTTACGACCGATCCTGCGGTCGTCGATATCTCCGCGACGTTCCTGCGCTACGTCGCGTTGACGTTCGGATTCATCGGGATCATGCGAGCCTACACGGGGAGCTTCCGCGGCGCCGGAAAGACGCTTACTGCAGCGGCGATCTCCGTGCTGATGCTCGGCGTTATCCGCTTCCCGATCGCGTGGGTGTCCGCCGGTTCGATCGGCGAAACCGGCATCTGGCTGTCCTTCGCCGTCTCGAACGTCGCCGGCGCAGCGATCGCCTACGCGTGGTATCAGCGAGGCACGTGGCGCGAGAGCGATCTGACCGAATCGGCCGTCGACGTCGACGACGGAAGCATCGACGTTTCGACAACCCACGACTGA